One Clostridium sp. CM027 genomic window carries:
- a CDS encoding TIGR03905 family TSCPD domain-containing protein — MYSYDPKGVCSKKITFEVVDDKITNVVFTGGCAGNLSGISTLVKGMEVSEVIKKLKGINCGGKSTSCPDQLALALEELVAKA, encoded by the coding sequence ATGTATAGTTATGATCCAAAAGGCGTTTGTTCAAAAAAAATAACTTTTGAAGTCGTTGACGATAAAATAACAAATGTTGTTTTCACAGGAGGATGCGCTGGAAATTTAAGTGGAATTTCAACCTTAGTAAAAGGTATGGAAGTTTCCGAAGTTATAAAAAAACTTAAGGGTATTAACTGTGGTGGTAAAAGCACTTCTTGCCCAGACCAATTAGCTTTGGCACTGGAAGAATTAGTTGCAAAAGCTTAA